Below is a genomic region from Betta splendens chromosome 8, fBetSpl5.4, whole genome shotgun sequence.
CCTGAGACTGTCAGGGTTCAGCTGCCTGGGCCTCCACAGTTTAATGTCAGTAGAACAGGAAACATCTGGAACATCTGCTGTATAAAACACAAGCCCTGTGTAGGACCCAGACTTTACCCAGTCCTCCTTTACTCTGGATCTCCTCAAAAGCCATGGCTGGTTCTGTCCAGGTTCTGTTCGTTTAATAATTGGCCTGTAAACGGAACgaaaattatatattaatatggAAGAAAAGATGCTAAACGTGCAAGTGTGAGTGAAGTCGGCAGCTAAACTGAACCTAAACAGTCTGATCCCAGATGCTGCTGCATAAATGGTCCGTGATTTAGTTCGatctacaataataataataataataataataataataataataataataataataataataataacgttaTAAGAACCAAAGAGGTTGACGCTAAGCCGCTTCCCGCCCGCTGCCgtaaggacacaaacacaccccctATCTGTTCAACCGGCTTCCTTCATGTTCTGTCCGACCGGGCGACGGCGGTCTCAGCTGGCCGGCGACAGGCGCTACGGAAAGCCCGAGGCTTCCCTCTCTCCGCTAGGCCGCAGTCGCCTTAAGTTAAAAAACACTGTCCTTGCGCCATATTAAGCTTTAACTAGAACTTTAGCTGCTCTTGATCAGTATGACGTGTAATTCACATGCACCGGAAGGCGAAGATAATATGTTTATTAAGTGTTACTACCTCTAAGGGATGTCCAATTTACGCGGGTCCCGCCGCCATCTTTTATTGTCAACGATCAACAATACGCCCGGTGAATGGGAGGGGCTTTGGTAACGCACCCAATCAGCGTAGAGGAATTGTCTTCCAAAATAAAGGCACtatgtttaatgtgtttattttgaaatttccACGTAGTTAAAGTACGTTATAATATACTGACCGAGACAGATGGAAACACGCTTTCAACCAAAGATGTGATTTATTAATTCACATACGTCAACTTTCTATAACAATTTTACAGTTaagttcacaaacaaacatgcagcacCAGAAAAAAAGGCAACGCGACACAACTGTGAAAAAGTGATTTTATGACAAGGATGCTCAGTGGTCAGTTAATTCTGGACATCAGGCTGTAACTGGTCCTGTAATAAATTCCAGTTGAGCTGGTCTCTCTCTGAAAATTAATGGTGTCACACTGATAGAGTTAGATTAAGCAGTCAACATATTGTTATTACTACTAAACAGTACATCAACTAGTCATTTGGCAGCTGTAACGTTAACATTATTAAACTTACTGTATTTGTAGTCATATGCAATAATAAACCATATATTCAAATTAATAGGGCATTTTTATGTTTAAGTAATTCATTTTGGCACTTCACAGTTAAAGCTACATTTTTCAAGCTTCTACCTAATGTTTGGATATTCCTCAGCATCCATGAGCCATTCCTAATAAACCGGCTGTCTGTTAATCATCACAGAACCTGGTTAATACCAGTGGCAACAAATAGCTcacacataaatactgtatgctGTTTTAATCTTTGAGGACTCTGACATAACAACCTCAAGCCTGTTCACATTCAACCTCACGTTGATCCTAAGCTGGATCTAAGTAAACACATGAGCAACGTCCTCACATCTGTGGTTTTGAACTAAAATGCGTCCACACAACTATAGAAAggcctaaacacaaacacacacagagctgaggtTGAACCACACGTCAGAATTGGCGTTTGACCCACTGGATTCTAGCTCTCAGTCCAGTCGTTGAGGGGTTTCAGTTGATTCTGACCACACAAATGCATCCCCCGAACAGGAGGTGTAAAAATTCAAGAGTATTTGCTTTTTATCCAAGATAGAAACGTTTTCATAAGCATATTTATCTCAGAACATCAGACAAGTGCTATAAAAACCATCATGGTCTACTCTTGTTTAAAACCAGGTTTTTATGCCCATACAGGATCATACCACAGTCTTTGTTTTAGAAAGCACATGACCTACACTCTGAACTGTCCCTGAATGCCCCATCTATCTGTGTGGTTTCAGAGCCACAGGCATTGGTTTCACTCAGAGGCTGAAGCTAATGGAGCAGAAGCGCATTTGAAGAGGCAGCAGGACATCAGCTCTGTTTATCTTCTACCTGTCCTCAAGATTCTGCTTCTGTAGACTGAGTGACGTGAAACTGGCCAATAGATCCGTCACCTCATCCACCTAAAAaggcaaagcaaaaaaaacgTGCAAGGTCGTATGAGttgatgtaaaaaaacaaaaaaaacaacaacaactcagagctataataaacataaatacTAATTTAGAATAGACACTCCAGCTCAAGTTGGTAATCTTGTCTCCAGCTCTACCTGCTCTTTGgtgcgtgtgtgctgcagctggtTGGAAATATGTTCCAGCCTCTCTTTAGCCTCACTCTGGCCCATTAGGTTCAGATACTCCCTCAGCATCTGAATAATCTGTTAGTAGAAACACAAGCCAGATGTGAAATGCTCTAGTAATTAACACCAAAATGGATTTTGGATGTGCAGAACAAGGCCTTATTCTCAGTTCCCACTACCTGTGTGACTTCCCCTCTCAGTGTTTCTAAGCTGCGTGACTCTCCCTCCTGTAGAATGTTGAGTTTGGAGCGTGCGAGGTGCAGCGGGGTCCGGCCTGCTCGGTCCAGGGCGTCCACACGTGCTCCTGTAGAGAAAAAAACGACACAGCATCTCCATCACACTGTCAAAGTATTGCGTTAGTGGAAAGATGATGCTTTTACAGGCTGCTCTGCAATAACGACCGTGCCTCACCTCCTCTGAGCAATGTGGTGATTACAGGCACGTGGTTTGTGCAGGCCGCTGCAGGAACAgtacagaaataaaacattaaccATTATAACCCACATTCTGCATAAACAAACATCTGTGGCTTCAGACTATTCAGCTGTGTGTCTACATTGCTGCCACTGGTTTTAGCCCTTACCCAGGTGCAGGGGGGTGTTTCCCAGACTGTCACGCTGATTGGGGTCAGCGCCGTAGCTTAGCAACAGTTGCACTAAACACAGAACATTTGAAAAAAGTTAGATTCATCATGAATCCAGCAGGTGTTGGGTCCCCCATCTTATTGGTTGTTGTCAGTCTCCTACCGATGCTCTCGTTGCCATTGCAGGAAGAAAAATGAAGAGCAGTTCTTCCCTTGTCATCTGCTGCACAGGGGTCAACGTCATCCTGCAGGAGCTTCCGCACTAAAAGAGGACAGAGTCATCACCAATCACATTCTCTGCCTGTTGTTACTGCACCATCTCACTCCTACCTGTGTCGATGTCgttgctgtttgctgcttccCTCAGTCTTTTCCCAGCTGTGGAGATAAGCGACGGGTATGAAAATCCTTTAAAATGACTGGATGAATGAGGTCAAAGCATCAAAACTGAAAAACATCATTCATCATGAGCTGCTTGAAAAATGAGGCTGCTGATATTAAAAACATGTGATTATATCACATTTCGTACAGTCTCGCTGTGTCTAACTATTTGCTTGAACTGTTTATAAGGCTGGGGTGTGTTTGCACTGGAATTTATTCCGATAATTccctgtttgtgtcacaggtCAAGTCCACGTAGAGCTCTTTGCTGATCAccctgatcaggtgtgtcagttggcttttccagcttgtcattgactgaacacacctggtcaaggtaatcaggagaagcaggtggaaaagcagcagggcagcggccctcgatggcatcactttgacacccctgatGTAGAGGACACAAACAAAGTGAATCTGAGCCCCACAGTCTCTTACCGTAAACATCTTTACTAATGGGACCGAGGCTCCGCGCGGCTCTGTGGTGTCGCCTCGCCCTGCTCCCCGTCACCTTCCCCGGGGGGCTCGCCGTCCCACCTGCGCCGACCTCCGCCCGCCCCGGCTCCCACACCAAGTGCAGGTACCGCAGCTCTTTGTCGTCCCTCTGCCCGAGTCGACCCAGGAGCACTTTGCCCTCACCGATGCCACTTATCCCGAAACCGACGGCCGCGTTGCCGGCGTCCGCCCTGGGCGCCGCCTCCCCGGTTTCCTCGTCCACCGCCGGCTCCAGCATGTAGTCCCCCTCGGAGCTGGAGTGGTCATTGTCCGCGGCCGGCGCAGCGACTGGGCTCCACCCGTCCATGCTTCACCGCGACATACGGACGGAGATGCTGCGATCGGCACTTGCTTGTCTCGCTGAAGTCAACACAAATAAACCGGAGTCCAAAACCCCGAGTGTGACGTGAACTTGGCTTCTGCACCGCCCGCGACGTCTGGAGCCATCGCACGGAGCGTCAACACCGAAGCAGCCGCATTAAAGTCTCTTATTTTCCTGGAGACTTCCTTCTTCCCAGCACCAAAATGTCCCCGTTCACGTTTTCCGTGTCGTCGGGTTGAAGCAGTAAAAGCTAAGCGGCTATTGCTCAGACGCTACGGAGTCTGAGCGCCGACGTCCAATCAGATCACGCGTTGTTACAGCTCTTCTTCTTTTACGTATCCGCACTTTGGCGCGTTACCGCCCCCGCTGGCCGAACGCCAGAATACCATGTAAATAAACAGCAAATATTCAGTTGGGAATTCAAGACAAAATGTTAAGTAGTCTTCTTTTCGTCGCTGATACACAGTCTCATCcacagttttgcttttgaacATGACGTTTTAAGTAAGAATACGTAAAAACACATTGTTGGGCAGCAACATCATGTTCATCAAAATTAACAACAATCCTCAACATGAGAATGTAAGAATAACACTTTGAGTAGACATCCAATACATAATTACATGATCCTTTCTTATACACACCTGTACAGCAGCTTTATATATTCTGTGGTTCCATGATATGAAAATGacatgtatatatttttttttgatAATAACAGGGAGCAAAGGTCAAAATCCCTCTGTAGTGGTTTCCAACCTGAGGTTTGAGACCCTAAAACGCAgactattaaaaataaaaaaacttctgattgttgttttcagcttttaaacattATCCTCTTGGTAATTTAGCTCACGCAGAATGTACAAATCATTAAAATACGACAGGTAAAGTCTTTGGTTCAAATCGTGAAGGGCGTTATCTGTTAGAAGCCCACATAATAGAAACCACTGATCTGTAGGTGCTAACATTTGGTCTTGTAAGGGGAATGACTGTGGGTGATGGAGGTAGTACGTCTGAGGTAGAGGACGTTCTTGGAAATACATTATTTCCAAATTTAGGATCCAAGACGACCTCCAGCCTGAGGGACCCCAACAGCTTCAAGCAGTCACAGGTCCAGTTTGAGTCCTGAAGACACGGAGGCCTCAGCTTGTGCCAGGAAGCTGGGGAACGCTGGGTCCGATTGGGCCGGTCCAGCCTGGCGCTCAGCCGCTATCAGCCCAGCGGCATGAGCGTGCTGCGGTTGCCGATGGCGACGGGCCactccctgctgctgcaggtatcTCTGCCGGCAGAACAGCGGCGGCTTCCGGTGAGTTAGAGACAAACGAAAGCAGGAGTCTGTAAAACATGAGGACAGGAATCGGTTTATCTGCTGGTGACGGACATGATGGAGCCACGCTATGGAAGGAAGGCGTTGGAAGAGAAGGTGCTTTGAGTAACGCTTTACCTGCGTAGAAGCTCCTGAGGTCGGTCTGGACACAGTGCTCCAGGAAGCGTCGCAGCGGCTGGACGTGAGACACGGGACCGTCCCATTCTGTGAGGAAGTCCTCAATCATGTGGTGAAGGGCCCGGGGCCTCGGCAGCGGCCAGCTGTGGGGGCGCAGCGTCATttctttatctgggaaataaaagcagacaaGCCGAGATGTAGACGCTCACTGGGCAGTTTCACCTCATAACTCCTAATCACTTCTAAATGTTGATCGTGGCCTcgtttaaacatttacatggaGTCCATTTAAGACTTCTCCTGGAAGCTACCACACGAGCGAGCCCTCACCAGTGGGAAGTCTGTCGTAGAAATACAGAACCGGGTGCAGAAAGTTGGACCTCCAAGCTTTGGTCCAGTCCGTCTCCGCCCGGCTGCGTCCCAGGTAATCGATCTTCTTCTTCCCGTACTGCATGACCAGAACCAAGAGTCCGTGGCTGGAGACCTCGTGACCCGAGAGAGAGGAGAACTGAGGCAAAGCCTGGATGGGGAACTCTTCCACGTAGTCGCAGTGAGAACTAGAATCAGAGGAAGAAGTGAGACGAGCGCAGACAGTTAAGGTCTGCTTCCTCGTAGTCACGTGAAACGTCTTCTTACCCTCTGAGGAGTATGACGTCCCCGAGCACCTCAAACATCTGGTACGGTCCAGACGCCTCGCCGACCCGCTTCAGAATCCACGACAGAAGCTGTGTGGTCAACAGCGTGATCGATGGCCAccggttgccatggtaacgctGCTCTAGCACTCGGTGCACGGCCCGCGCTGGTGGCACCAGTCAGACAGTTTGTCATACATCACCTCCACATGCGCTTTGCTTTATTTACCATCGACGGCGGAAAACGTTCACCTGTGTAACGGAACCCGTG
It encodes:
- the ankrd54 gene encoding ankyrin repeat domain-containing protein 54; translation: MDGWSPVAAPAADNDHSSSEGDYMLEPAVDEETGEAAPRADAGNAAVGFGISGIGEGKVLLGRLGQRDDKELRYLHLVWEPGRAEVGAGGTASPPGKVTGSRARRHHRAARSLGPISKDVYAGKRLREAANSNDIDTVRKLLQDDVDPCAADDKGRTALHFSSCNGNESIVQLLLSYGADPNQRDSLGNTPLHLAACTNHVPVITTLLRGGARVDALDRAGRTPLHLARSKLNILQEGESRSLETLRGEVTQIIQMLREYLNLMGQSEAKERLEHISNQLQHTRTKEQVDEVTDLLASFTSLSLQKQNLEDR